Proteins encoded together in one Halalkaliarchaeum sp. AArc-CO window:
- a CDS encoding ABC transporter permease subunit, translated as MTLLDAIGRKLKSDLRSIPMAVVGWVRNSRYKLDLYRRGKIGLFELLAPVGASVFGLVLVAALLFPIYWIAMAALSGTGASLYSAEGFRLFPEDPTLQAFVWVIGDVVIPSLRISIPFAGVSLVTSEIVLLDAAAHGVDSPSDFPRYAWNSLTVAIPTVIMAMAVIVPGAYALSRREFLMRKKVLYGYILFTQVGGGLGIAMLVALYAIFVSIGVTNSKLALATYYAAMAVPFNTWLLKTFMDSIPPSYEEAAAVDGAPPWRIVWEVILPLSKAGLAAVFIFVFLAGWMEFIVAQTVLRPENYTLPVGLFALIDEYSVPWARFSAFALSFAAPIMFIYLFAQRYIESGLSFGGMEG; from the coding sequence ATGACGCTGCTCGACGCAATCGGTCGGAAGCTCAAATCGGACCTCAGGTCCATTCCGATGGCGGTCGTCGGCTGGGTCAGGAACTCCCGGTACAAACTCGACCTCTATCGTCGTGGGAAGATCGGGCTGTTCGAACTGCTCGCGCCCGTCGGTGCGTCGGTGTTCGGCCTCGTGCTGGTGGCGGCGTTGCTGTTCCCCATCTACTGGATCGCGATGGCCGCGCTTTCCGGGACCGGCGCGTCGCTGTATTCCGCGGAAGGATTCCGGCTCTTCCCCGAAGATCCGACTCTACAGGCGTTCGTCTGGGTGATCGGCGACGTCGTGATCCCCAGCCTTCGCATCTCCATCCCCTTTGCGGGCGTTAGCCTCGTCACCTCCGAAATCGTGCTGCTGGACGCGGCGGCACACGGTGTTGACAGTCCCTCGGACTTCCCGCGATACGCCTGGAACTCCCTTACAGTCGCAATTCCGACGGTGATCATGGCGATGGCGGTCATCGTTCCGGGGGCGTACGCGCTGTCCCGACGGGAGTTCCTCATGCGCAAGAAGGTCCTGTACGGCTACATCCTGTTCACACAGGTCGGCGGCGGGCTCGGGATCGCCATGCTCGTCGCGCTGTACGCCATCTTCGTCAGCATCGGCGTCACGAACAGCAAGCTGGCGCTTGCCACCTACTACGCCGCGATGGCGGTGCCGTTCAACACCTGGCTGTTGAAGACGTTCATGGACTCGATCCCCCCGTCCTACGAGGAGGCGGCCGCCGTCGACGGCGCACCGCCGTGGCGCATCGTCTGGGAAGTGATCCTCCCGCTGTCGAAGGCGGGCCTCGCGGCCGTGTTCATCTTCGTGTTCCTCGCGGGCTGGATGGAGTTCATCGTTGCCCAGACGGTGCTCCGGCCCGAAAACTACACGCTCCCGGTCGGCCTGTTCGCGCTGATCGACGAGTACTCGGTGCCGTGGGCGCGTTTCTCCGCGTTCGCGCTGTCGTTCGCCGCGCCGATCATGTTCATCTACCTGTTCGCACAGCGGTACATCGAGTCGGGGCTCTCCTTCGGCGGCATGGAGGGGTAA